In one window of Arachis ipaensis cultivar K30076 chromosome B06, Araip1.1, whole genome shotgun sequence DNA:
- the LOC107604898 gene encoding ATP-dependent DNA helicase At3g02060, chloroplastic: MASLLPTPHFSTPLISKLTSSPKTWKLFILPHPLYPIALHIKKKNVLLFPTNAFYTQGVYAPSSSPSKLGNRTEKKNELENDSIALLNERIRRDYGSREVSRTVMDSEEADRYIQMVKEQQQKGLQKLKGERKEGKDGTFSYKVDPYTLQSGDYVVHKKVGIGRFVGIRLDVPKNSTEPTEYVFIEYADGMAKLPLKQASKMLYRYSLPNENKRPRTLSKLNDISSWEKRKIKGKVAIQKMVVDLMELYLHRLKQRRPPYSKSLAMTEFAAQFPYKPTPDQQQAFIDVERDLTERETPMDRLICGDVGFGKTEVALRAIHCVVSAKKQAMILAPTRVLAKQHFDVISERFSVYPDLKVGLLSRFQTRAEKEAQLDKIKNGDLDIVVGTHSLLGDRVVYNKLGLLVIDEEQRFGVKQKERIASFKTSVDVLTLSATPIPRTLYLALTGFRDASLITTPPPERVPIKTHLSAFSKDRVISAIKYELDRGGQVFYVLPRIKGLEEVMYFLEESFPDVEIAIAHGKQYSRQLEDTMDRFASGETKILICTNIVESGLDIQNANTIIIQDVQQFGLAQLYQLRGRVGRADKEAHAHLFYPDKSMLSDQALERLAALEECHELGQGFQLAERDMAIRGFGTIFGEQQTGDVGNVGIDLFFEMLFESLSKVEDHRVVPVPYHSVQVDLNINPHLPSEYINYLENPMQIINEAERVAENDIWSLVQFTESLRRQFGKEPRSMEILLKKLYVRRMAADMGISGIYSSGKTIIMKTNINKKVFKIMIESMASETLKNSLVLEGDQIKAELLLELPKEQLLNWLFQCLAELHASLPALIKY, encoded by the exons ATGGCttcactccttccaactccacaCTTTTCCACACCCCTTATCTCCAAGCTCACTTCTTCCCCCAAAACTTGGAAACTCTTCATCCTCCCCCACCCTTTATACCCTATAGCCCTTCACATCAAGAAGAAAAACGTACTTCTTTTTCCCACCAATGCATTCTATACGCAAGGGGTCTATGCCCCTTCTTCTTCCCCTTCCAAATTGGGGAACAGAACAGAGAAAAAGAATGAGCTTGAGAATGACTCAATTGCCTTGCTCAACGAGAGAATTCGTCGCGACTATGGCAGCAGGGAGGTCTCAAGAACTGTTATGGACTCAGAGGAGGCTGATAG GTACATACAGATGGTGAAGGAGCAGCAGCAGAAGGGGTTGCAGAAGCTGAAGGGTGAGAGGAAGGAAGGGAAAGATGGTACCTTCAGCTACAAGGTTGACCCTTATACGCTTCAATCCGGTGACTATGTTGTTCACAAGAAGGTTGGTATTGGGAGGTTTGTTGGGATCAGGTTGGATGTTCCAAAGAATTCTACAGAACCTACTGAATATGTTTTCATTGAGTATGCTGATGGGATGGCGAAGCTTCCTCTTAAGCAGGCATCGAAAATGCTCTATAGATATAGTCT TCCAAACGAGAACAAAAGACCTCGGACATTGAGCAAGTTAAATGATATTAGTAGTTGGGAGAAAAGAAAGATTAAGGGGAAGGTTGCGATACAGAAAATGGTCGTTGACTTGATGGAGCTCTATCTACATAGGCTCAAACAGAGAAGACCGCCGTACTCGAAAAGTCTTGCCATGACTGAATTTGCTGCTCAATTTCCTTATAAGCCTACACCTGATCAACAACAG GCTTTTATTGATGTTGAGAGGGATTTGACAGAGCgagaaactccaatggacagaTTAATTTGTGGAGATGTTGGTTTTGGCAAAACTGAGGTTGCACTACGTGCTATCCACTGTGTTGTGTCAGCGAAAAAGCAAGCAATGATTCTAGCACCAACTAGAGTTCTAGCAAAACAACATTTTGATGTTATATCTGAACGCTTTTCTGTATATCCTGATCTCAAAGTTGGACTACTAAGCAGGTTTCAG ACCAGAGCAGAGAAAGAAGCACAATTGGACAAGATTAAGAATGGTGACCTGGACATTGTTGTTGGAACTCACTCGCTTCTTGGAGATCGTGTTGTATATAACAAACTTGGCCTGCTCGTGATTGATGAGGAACAG AGGTTTGGTGTCAAACAGAAGGAGAGGATTGCTTCTTTTAAAACTTCGGTGGACGTACTTACTCTATCGGCAACCCCTATCCCGAGAACTCTCTATTTAGCCTTGACAGGGTTTCGTGATGCTAG TTTAATTACAACCCCACCTCCAGAAAGAGTTCCCATCAAGACTCACCTTTCTGCATTCAGTAAGGATAGAGTAATATCGGCCATCAAGTATGAGCTCGACCGTGGCGGTCAAGTTTTTTATGTTCTGCCACGTATTAAAG GACTTGAAGAAGTAATGTATTTTCTTGAAGAGTCATTCCCAGATGTTGAAATAGCCATTGCCCATGGGAAG CAATACTCAAGGCAATTAGAGGATACCATGGATAGATTTGCTTCAGGCGAAACAAAAATCCTTATCTGCACAAATATAGTAGAAAGTGGGCTTGATATTCAAAATGCCAATACCATTATCATTCAAGATGTTCAACAATTTGGACTCGCACAGTTGTACCAG TTACGTGGAAGGGTTGGGCGAGCCGATAAGGAAGCACATGCACACTTATTTTACCCTGATAAAAGTATGCTCTCTGACCAAGCACTG GAGAGGCTTGCAGCTCTTGAAGAATGCCATGAGCTTGGTCAAGGATTCCAACTAGCCGAGCGAGACATGGCTATAAGAGGTTTTGGTACAATATTTGGTGAACAACAAACAGGAGATGTCGGAAATGTCGGCATTGATCTATTCTTTGAGATGCTCTTTGAGAGCTTGTCCAAG GTTGAAGATCACCGTGTAGTTCCGGTTCCTTATCACTCAGTGCAG GTAGACTTGAACATCAATCCGCATCTCCCATCTGAATACATAAATTATTTGGAGAACCCCATGCAAATAATAAATGAAGCTGAGAGAGTTGCGGAGAACGACATATGGAGTCTTGTGCAATTTACGGAGAGTCTGCGCCGCCAATTTGGCAAAGAGCCTCGGTCCATGGAGATTTTGTTGAAGAAGCTTTATGTGAGGAGAATGGCTGCTGATATGGGAATATCTGGAATCTACTCTTCAGGGAAGACTATCATAATgaaaacaaatataaataaaaaggtATTCAAAATTATGATAGAGTCAATGGCATCAGAAACACTAAAAAATTCATTGGTTCTTGAAGGTGACCAAATCAAG GCCGAGCTTCTCTTAGAGCTACCAAAAGAACAACTCCTCAATTGGCTTTTTCAATGCTTGGCTGAACTTCATGCTTCACTACCTGCCCTCATAAAATACTAG